The following are encoded in a window of Solidesulfovibrio magneticus RS-1 genomic DNA:
- a CDS encoding fumarate reductase iron-sulfur subunit: MARTLTFNIFRYNPSDPASSPHMDTFTLPETERMTLFIALNKIREEIDPTLMFDFCCRAGICGACAMVINGRPGLACHTKTKDMPEDITLMPLPVFKLVGDLSVDTGTWFRGMYQKVESWVHTDKVFDPAAKEERMDNALAEQIYELDRCIECGCCVAACGTALMREDFLGAVALNRLARFILDPRDERTEKAYFDIVGTDEGIFGCMGLLACEDVCPKQIPLQEQLGKLRRKMALAAVKNILPRFLKKDF, from the coding sequence ATGGCAAGAACGCTGACGTTCAATATATTCCGGTACAACCCGTCCGATCCGGCCTCCTCGCCGCATATGGACACGTTTACCCTGCCCGAAACCGAGCGCATGACGCTTTTCATCGCGCTCAACAAGATTCGCGAGGAGATCGACCCGACCCTGATGTTCGACTTCTGCTGCCGGGCCGGCATCTGCGGCGCTTGCGCCATGGTCATTAACGGCCGCCCGGGTCTGGCCTGCCACACCAAGACCAAGGACATGCCCGAGGACATCACGCTCATGCCCTTGCCCGTCTTCAAGCTGGTGGGCGACCTGTCCGTGGATACCGGGACCTGGTTTCGCGGCATGTACCAGAAGGTCGAATCCTGGGTGCACACCGACAAGGTCTTCGATCCCGCCGCCAAGGAAGAGCGCATGGACAACGCCCTGGCCGAGCAGATCTACGAGCTTGACCGCTGCATCGAATGCGGCTGCTGCGTGGCGGCCTGCGGCACGGCGCTCATGCGCGAGGACTTCCTCGGCGCGGTGGCCTTAAACCGGCTCGCCCGCTTCATTCTCGACCCGCGCGATGAGCGCACCGAGAAAGCGTATTTCGACATCGTGGGCACCGACGAAGGCATCTTCGGCTGCATGGGCCTTTTAGCCTGCGAGGACGTCTGCCCCAAGCAGATTCCGCTCCAGGAACAGCTCGGCAAGCTGCGCCGCAAGATGGCTTTGGCCGCCGTCAAAAACATCCTGCCCAGGTTTTTGAAAAAAGACTTTTAG
- a CDS encoding ABC transporter substrate-binding protein, translated as MKRIVIALALVLCAAQPALADKVAAPIPIGIAVAQTSNVALFGQEQVNGAKLAEERLNAAGGVNGTKIALVFQDTAGDEAGAVNAFQNLLNRDKVVAIIGPTLSQQAFAANPIADRAKTPVVGPSNTAKGIPEIGEFVGRISAPMTQVAPNSLKQAMKIKPDLKRVAVLYAQNDAFSSSETTTFQDAIKELGLETVTVQKFQTTDTDFTTQVTAVLGANADLVVISGLAADSGNLVKQLRQLGYKGLIVGGNGLNSPNMFPVCGALCNDVLVAQAYSPGAVDKNPVNKDFAAAFEAAYKKGPAQFSAQAYAAVQVVVEALAKIEKETGKKIADFELADLRAALNKSLRTGTYLTPMGEISMAPSGEVQQKDFYVSKIVMNPDGKTGAFVLVSE; from the coding sequence ATGAAGCGTATCGTCATCGCCCTGGCCCTGGTCCTGTGCGCCGCCCAGCCGGCCCTGGCCGACAAGGTCGCCGCTCCCATCCCCATCGGCATCGCCGTGGCCCAGACCAGCAACGTGGCGCTTTTCGGCCAGGAGCAGGTCAACGGCGCCAAGCTCGCCGAGGAACGCCTGAACGCCGCCGGCGGCGTGAACGGCACGAAAATCGCCCTGGTCTTCCAGGACACCGCCGGCGACGAAGCCGGGGCCGTCAACGCCTTCCAGAACCTGCTCAACCGCGACAAGGTCGTGGCCATCATCGGACCCACGCTCTCCCAGCAGGCTTTCGCCGCCAACCCCATCGCCGACCGGGCCAAGACCCCGGTGGTCGGCCCCTCCAACACCGCCAAGGGCATTCCCGAGATCGGCGAGTTCGTCGGCCGCATCTCCGCCCCCATGACCCAGGTCGCGCCCAACTCCCTCAAGCAGGCCATGAAGATCAAGCCCGACCTCAAGCGGGTGGCCGTGCTCTACGCCCAAAACGACGCCTTCTCCTCTTCCGAGACCACGACCTTCCAGGACGCCATCAAGGAACTCGGCCTGGAAACCGTCACCGTCCAGAAGTTCCAGACCACCGACACCGACTTCACCACCCAGGTCACGGCCGTGCTCGGAGCCAATGCCGATCTGGTCGTCATCTCGGGCTTGGCCGCCGATTCCGGCAACCTCGTCAAACAATTGCGCCAGCTCGGCTACAAGGGCCTCATCGTCGGCGGCAACGGGCTCAATTCGCCCAACATGTTCCCGGTGTGCGGCGCGCTGTGCAACGACGTGCTGGTGGCCCAGGCCTACAGCCCCGGCGCGGTGGACAAAAACCCGGTCAACAAGGACTTCGCCGCCGCCTTCGAGGCCGCCTACAAGAAGGGCCCGGCCCAGTTCTCGGCCCAGGCCTACGCCGCCGTCCAGGTGGTGGTCGAGGCCCTGGCCAAGATCGAAAAAGAGACCGGCAAGAAGATCGCCGACTTCGAGCTGGCCGACCTGCGCGCCGCCCTGAATAAGTCCCTGCGCACCGGCACGTACCTGACGCCCATGGGCGAGATCAGCATGGCCCCCTCCGGCGAGGTGCAGCAAAAGGACTTCTACGTCTCCAAGATCGTCATGAATCCCGACGGCAAGACCGGCGCGTTCGTGCTCGTCTCCGAATAG
- a CDS encoding branched-chain amino acid ABC transporter permease, translated as MDFAWLLQSLLNGLSIGSVYAVFALGYTLVFSILGIINFAHGAVFTLGAYLTYALAVGHFGINGLLADWTMPVTLPFVPALILGALLSGLAGMAVERLAFKPLRKRGADPLLALVSSLGVALIVVNLIQYLVGAEIYSFPADIFGDLPMAVIFKIGGKPVAVRTIQIILFGASLVMLAGLGWFIGRTRGGKALRATAENADTASLLGISVNRFILGTFFISGLLGGLSGTLIGVSFGVAGPYFGVSYGLKGLAVIVLGGLGSIPGAVLGGLVIGLGEAFLPSDMSSYKEAVAFVLLFAILLIRPQGLLGGRLEQKV; from the coding sequence ATGGATTTCGCCTGGCTCCTGCAAAGTCTCCTCAACGGCCTGAGCATCGGGTCGGTCTACGCCGTCTTCGCCCTGGGCTACACCCTGGTCTTCTCCATCCTCGGCATCATCAATTTCGCCCATGGCGCGGTCTTTACCCTGGGCGCGTACCTCACCTACGCCCTGGCCGTGGGCCATTTCGGCATAAACGGCCTTTTGGCCGACTGGACCATGCCCGTGACCCTGCCCTTCGTGCCGGCGCTGATTCTCGGCGCGCTGCTGTCGGGTCTGGCCGGCATGGCCGTGGAGCGGCTGGCCTTTAAGCCCCTGCGCAAGCGCGGGGCCGATCCGCTCCTGGCCCTGGTCAGCAGCCTGGGCGTGGCCCTTATTGTCGTCAACCTGATCCAGTATCTCGTCGGCGCGGAGATCTATTCCTTCCCCGCCGACATCTTCGGCGACCTGCCCATGGCCGTCATCTTCAAGATCGGCGGCAAGCCCGTGGCCGTGCGCACCATCCAGATCATCCTTTTTGGCGCAAGCCTCGTCATGCTGGCCGGCCTGGGCTGGTTCATCGGCCGCACCCGCGGCGGCAAGGCCCTGCGGGCCACGGCCGAGAACGCCGACACAGCCAGCCTGCTTGGCATCAGCGTCAACCGCTTCATCCTGGGCACCTTTTTCATCTCCGGCCTGCTTGGCGGGCTGTCCGGCACGCTGATTGGCGTCTCCTTTGGCGTGGCCGGGCCGTATTTCGGCGTGTCCTACGGCTTAAAAGGCCTGGCGGTCATCGTGCTCGGCGGCCTTGGCAGCATTCCCGGCGCGGTGCTTGGCGGGCTGGTCATTGGCCTGGGCGAGGCCTTTTTGCCCTCGGACATGAGTTCCTACAAAGAGGCCGTGGCCTTTGTGCTGTTGTTCGCCATCCTGCTGATTCGGCCCCAAGGCCTGCTCGGCGGCCGTCTGGAGCAGAAGGTGTAA
- a CDS encoding branched-chain amino acid ABC transporter permease, translating into MSGFFENYGFLIVTIVQQALLGLSIYFPLMAGQLSLASIGFYSLGGYVAAIMGTHPALAPLREALGFWMFPLEWLGALILSVILGIAVGYPALRLRGIYLALATVAFVQVVNVAVLNMPIAGGAVGLFGIPQAFESRLDYIWFFGPLFLFALFLVWRIGNMGRGLAFFAVREDELAAGAMGVATTGNKVTAFVLGCALAGVTGAMSAPFLNTWNARQGTFDASVTCLAYVLIGGSRSIWGPLCGAALLVSLPELLRPLKDSRMILNGVVLVAACVYLPQGIMGGLAALRSRLSGRGGAA; encoded by the coding sequence ATGTCGGGCTTTTTTGAAAACTACGGGTTTCTCATCGTCACCATCGTGCAGCAGGCGCTTTTGGGACTGAGCATCTATTTCCCGCTCATGGCCGGCCAGCTGTCCCTGGCCAGCATCGGGTTTTATTCCCTGGGCGGCTACGTGGCCGCCATCATGGGCACCCATCCGGCCCTGGCTCCGCTGCGCGAGGCCCTGGGCTTTTGGATGTTCCCCCTGGAGTGGCTCGGGGCGCTTATCCTGTCCGTGATCCTGGGCATCGCCGTGGGCTATCCGGCCCTGCGCCTGCGCGGCATCTATCTGGCCCTGGCCACCGTGGCCTTTGTCCAGGTGGTCAACGTGGCCGTGCTCAACATGCCCATCGCCGGCGGCGCGGTCGGCCTCTTCGGCATCCCCCAGGCTTTCGAATCGCGCCTGGATTACATCTGGTTTTTCGGACCGCTGTTCCTTTTTGCCCTGTTTCTGGTCTGGCGCATTGGGAACATGGGCCGGGGCCTGGCCTTTTTCGCCGTGCGCGAGGACGAGCTGGCCGCCGGGGCCATGGGCGTGGCCACCACCGGCAACAAGGTCACGGCCTTTGTCCTGGGCTGCGCCCTGGCCGGCGTCACCGGAGCCATGTCCGCGCCGTTCCTCAATACCTGGAACGCCCGGCAGGGCACCTTCGACGCCTCGGTCACCTGTCTGGCCTACGTGCTCATCGGCGGTTCGCGCTCCATCTGGGGGCCGCTGTGCGGCGCGGCGCTGCTGGTCAGCCTGCCGGAGCTGTTGCGGCCGCTGAAGGACTCGCGCATGATCCTAAACGGCGTGGTGCTGGTGGCCGCCTGCGTCTATCTGCCCCAGGGCATCATGGGGGGCCTTGCCGCCTTGCGGTCGCGGCTGTCCGGCCGGGGAGGGGCGGCATGA
- a CDS encoding ABC transporter ATP-binding protein, with protein MSALLQATDLRRRFGGLMAVCDVSIEVRPGEIMGLIGPNGAGKTTFFNLLTGMTRADSGTVVFDGHDVTRAKPEAIARLGLARTFQNIRLFGGLTLMDNVRVAGRVQARHGLLSGLCFTPGSRREDEAVTEEAYGLLRLVGLEDRADNLAASLPYGDRRRLEIARALALSPKLLLLDEPAAGLNPSEKLGLADFIRDIKERFDLTVLLIEHNVPMVMGLCDRVMVLNFGQTIAVGAPEDVQRDPGVIEAYLGGDAHGAA; from the coding sequence ATGAGCGCGCTGTTACAAGCCACCGATCTGCGCCGCCGCTTCGGCGGGCTTATGGCCGTGTGCGACGTGTCCATCGAGGTGCGCCCCGGCGAGATCATGGGGCTTATCGGCCCCAACGGCGCGGGCAAGACCACCTTTTTCAATCTGCTCACCGGCATGACCCGGGCCGATTCCGGCACGGTGGTCTTTGACGGCCACGACGTGACCCGGGCCAAGCCCGAGGCCATCGCCCGGCTGGGGCTGGCCCGCACCTTTCAGAACATCCGCCTGTTTGGCGGCTTGACCCTTATGGACAACGTGCGCGTGGCCGGCCGGGTCCAGGCCCGCCACGGGTTGCTCTCCGGCCTGTGCTTCACCCCGGGCAGCCGCCGCGAGGACGAGGCCGTCACCGAAGAGGCTTACGGTCTGCTGCGCCTGGTCGGCCTGGAGGACCGGGCCGATAACTTGGCCGCCTCGCTGCCCTACGGCGACCGCCGCCGGCTGGAGATCGCCCGGGCCCTGGCGCTTTCGCCCAAGCTGTTGCTCCTCGACGAGCCGGCTGCCGGCCTCAATCCTTCGGAAAAGCTCGGGCTGGCCGATTTCATCCGCGACATCAAGGAACGCTTCGACCTCACGGTGCTTTTGATCGAACACAACGTGCCCATGGTCATGGGGCTGTGCGACCGGGTGATGGTGCTCAATTTCGGCCAGACCATCGCCGTGGGCGCGCCCGAGGACGTGCAGCGCGACCCGGGCGTCATCGAAGCCTATCTCGGAGGGGACGCCCATGGCGCTGCTTGA
- a CDS encoding ABC transporter ATP-binding protein — protein MALLEVEALCVNYGAVSAVRDVSLSVEQGEIVTLIGANGAGKTSILRAISKLVAPRSGVVRFDGRDVTALPPEALVRLGMAHSPEGRQVLAKQSVGDNLELGAYVRKDRAEIAKDMARMYELFPRLSERRNQSAGTLSGGEQQMLAIARALMSRPRLLLLDEPSLGLAPLLVSEIFEIIAGLGAMGTTILLVEQNARLAMRAAARTYVVESGGIVLEGPSAELAADERVTKAYLG, from the coding sequence ATGGCGCTGCTTGAGGTCGAGGCGCTTTGCGTCAATTACGGGGCCGTCTCGGCCGTGCGCGACGTGTCGTTGTCCGTGGAGCAGGGCGAGATCGTCACGCTCATTGGGGCCAACGGCGCGGGCAAGACGTCCATTTTGCGCGCCATCTCCAAGCTCGTCGCGCCGCGTTCCGGCGTGGTGCGCTTCGACGGCCGCGACGTGACCGCCCTGCCGCCCGAGGCGCTGGTTCGCCTGGGCATGGCCCATTCCCCGGAGGGCCGGCAGGTGCTGGCCAAGCAGAGCGTCGGCGACAACCTGGAGCTTGGGGCCTACGTGCGTAAGGACCGGGCGGAAATCGCCAAGGACATGGCCCGCATGTACGAACTGTTCCCCAGGCTGTCCGAGCGGCGCAACCAGTCGGCCGGAACGCTGTCCGGCGGCGAGCAGCAAATGCTGGCCATCGCCCGGGCGCTCATGAGCCGGCCGCGCTTGTTGCTCCTTGACGAACCGAGCCTGGGACTCGCGCCGCTGCTGGTTTCCGAAATTTTCGAGATCATCGCCGGGCTTGGGGCCATGGGCACGACGATCCTGCTCGTGGAGCAAAACGCCCGTCTGGCCATGCGGGCGGCGGCCCGCACCTACGTGGTGGAGTCGGGCGGCATCGTGCTGGAAGGGCCGTCGGCCGAGTTGGCGGCCGATGAGCGGGTGACCAAGGCGTATTTGGGCTGA
- a CDS encoding phosphate-starvation-inducible PsiE family protein, with product MDHDKDALPPPALTRDDVFLARCHGVIKMAVRFLAVLMTFVICWGTLDVVWVMYRRMAANPYFLLDISDILATFGAFLAVLIAIEIFENIVMYLRMEFIQVRLVLATALMAAARKVIVLDFQETDPQFVWAIAAVILALGVVYWLLSAKKAAAPAPGNPAGAP from the coding sequence ATGGACCACGACAAAGACGCCCTCCCCCCGCCCGCCTTGACCCGGGACGACGTGTTCCTGGCCCGCTGCCATGGGGTCATCAAGATGGCAGTACGGTTTTTGGCCGTGCTCATGACCTTCGTCATCTGCTGGGGCACCCTGGACGTGGTCTGGGTGATGTACCGGCGCATGGCCGCAAATCCGTACTTCCTGCTCGACATCAGCGACATTTTGGCGACCTTCGGGGCGTTTCTGGCAGTGCTCATTGCCATCGAGATTTTCGAGAACATTGTGATGTATCTGCGCATGGAGTTCATCCAGGTGCGCCTCGTGCTGGCCACGGCCCTGATGGCGGCGGCGCGCAAGGTCATCGTGCTGGATTTCCAGGAGACGGACCCGCAGTTCGTCTGGGCCATCGCGGCGGTGATCCTGGCGCTGGGGGTGGTTTACTGGCTGCTGTCCGCCAAGAAGGCGGCCGCGCCGGCCCCGGGCAATCCGGCCGGAGCGCCCTGA
- a CDS encoding IclR family transcriptional regulator — protein MSGKANISESLAKGLAILDLFGVEDAGFTLSEIAARVGISKTSAHRYVTTYCEQDYLARDPRSGLYRLGVRTLALAQSMIETSELVRGLRPFVDEAAARHGIHIDVALLSRDAVYLVYRRDSADTRVFRSFSYASSLHYLAAGKAAMAFMEPRALAGIMSRLQLTAKTDRTITDKAVLEAELAEARELGYAKNNEESLPGLIAIGAPLFSLRTGEVVGAVSFDSSTATYSMQELERLFAGYLVELAKKISAVVSL, from the coding sequence GTGTCGGGAAAGGCCAATATATCCGAATCCCTGGCCAAGGGGCTGGCTATCCTCGACCTGTTCGGCGTCGAGGACGCCGGCTTCACCTTAAGCGAAATCGCCGCCCGCGTCGGCATCAGCAAAACTTCCGCCCACCGTTACGTCACCACCTACTGCGAACAGGACTATCTGGCCCGCGATCCCCGCTCGGGCCTGTACCGCCTGGGCGTGCGCACCCTGGCCCTGGCCCAGTCCATGATCGAGACCAGCGAGCTGGTGCGCGGCCTGCGCCCCTTTGTGGACGAAGCCGCCGCCCGCCACGGCATCCACATCGACGTGGCCCTGCTCTCCCGGGACGCCGTCTATCTTGTCTATCGCCGTGACTCGGCCGACACCCGGGTCTTCCGGTCGTTCAGCTACGCTTCGTCCCTGCACTATCTGGCCGCCGGCAAGGCCGCCATGGCCTTCATGGAACCGCGCGCCCTGGCCGGCATCATGTCGCGCTTGCAGCTTACCGCCAAGACCGACCGCACCATCACCGACAAAGCCGTGCTCGAAGCCGAGCTGGCCGAGGCCCGGGAACTGGGCTACGCCAAGAATAACGAGGAATCGCTGCCGGGCCTCATCGCCATCGGCGCGCCGCTGTTTTCCCTGCGCACCGGAGAGGTGGTCGGCGCGGTCAGCTTCGACTCGTCCACCGCCACCTATTCCATGCAGGAGTTGGAACGCCTCTTCGCCGGCTATCTGGTGGAGTTGGCCAAGAAAATATCGGCCGTGGTCTCGCTGTAA
- a CDS encoding ABC transporter substrate-binding protein, producing MRKMLLLCLALVLGFANAALAADDTVKIGVFLPLTGQNAFGGQLELEGVQLAAKENPTVLGKKVELFVVDNKSDKVEAANAVKRLIEKEKVQAIIGTYGSSLAMAGGEVSEKAGIPQVGTSCTNPLVTQGKKYIFRVCFIDPYQGAGAATYAYKTLGLKKAAMLVDLASDYSVGLSKFFSKSFTKLGGQVVATLNYQSGDQDFTAQLTKIISEKPDVLFIPSYFAEGAIIMKQAKELGATFKIMGGDAMDNPKITDIGGAAVEGFVHTTFPYDPSMKNMTEMAKKFTAAWKAQYPGKELNVNAALGYDAYMIILDAITRAGKADPESIAKALAATKGFQGVTGATTINETHDAEKPVGLVVIKDGKKIYEGEITPEL from the coding sequence ATGCGCAAAATGCTTCTTTTGTGCCTGGCTTTGGTGCTCGGTTTCGCCAACGCGGCCCTGGCCGCCGACGACACCGTCAAGATCGGCGTCTTTTTGCCCCTGACCGGCCAGAACGCCTTTGGCGGACAGCTGGAGCTTGAGGGCGTGCAGCTCGCCGCCAAGGAAAACCCCACCGTCCTGGGCAAAAAAGTCGAACTGTTCGTCGTGGACAACAAGTCCGACAAGGTCGAAGCGGCCAACGCCGTCAAGCGCCTGATCGAAAAGGAAAAAGTCCAGGCCATCATCGGCACCTACGGCTCCTCCCTGGCCATGGCCGGCGGCGAAGTCTCCGAAAAGGCCGGCATCCCCCAGGTCGGCACAAGCTGCACCAACCCGCTGGTCACCCAGGGCAAGAAGTACATCTTCCGCGTGTGCTTCATCGACCCCTACCAGGGCGCCGGCGCGGCCACCTATGCTTATAAGACCCTGGGCCTGAAAAAGGCCGCCATGCTCGTCGACCTGGCCAGCGACTACTCCGTGGGCCTGTCCAAGTTCTTCAGCAAGTCCTTCACCAAGCTCGGCGGCCAGGTCGTGGCCACGCTCAACTACCAGTCCGGCGACCAGGACTTCACCGCCCAGCTGACCAAGATCATTTCCGAGAAGCCCGACGTCCTGTTTATCCCCTCCTACTTCGCCGAAGGCGCCATCATCATGAAGCAGGCCAAGGAACTCGGCGCCACCTTCAAGATCATGGGCGGCGACGCCATGGACAACCCCAAGATCACCGACATCGGCGGCGCCGCCGTGGAAGGGTTCGTCCACACCACCTTCCCCTATGATCCGTCCATGAAGAACATGACCGAGATGGCCAAGAAGTTCACCGCCGCCTGGAAGGCCCAGTATCCCGGCAAGGAACTCAACGTGAATGCCGCCCTGGGCTACGACGCCTACATGATCATCCTCGACGCCATCACCCGCGCCGGCAAGGCCGACCCCGAGTCCATCGCCAAGGCCCTGGCCGCCACCAAGGGATTCCAGGGCGTCACCGGCGCCACCACCATCAACGAAACCCACGACGCCGAAAAACCCGTGGGCCTCGTGGTGATCAAGGACGGCAAGAAGATCTACGAAGGCGAAATCACCCCCGAACTCTAA
- a CDS encoding branched-chain amino acid ABC transporter permease: protein MNSATFIQHMLNSLTLGSLYALVAIGYTMVYGILRLINFAHSEMFMLGAYFVFWGITLANLPWPVAMVIAIVVTATLGIVVDQVAYRPLRDAPRISALISSIGVSFFLQNVAIVFFQAIPREVYRPQWLENPIIMGGVRVLPLTLFVPLLSLALMLGLIWIVYRTKAGLGMRAISKDIETSYLMGVPVNRIIALTFGIGSALAAASGIMWALRYPQLQPIMGTIPGFKAFIAAVFGGIGSIQGAVIGGLALGFIEIMTVAFFPDLAGYRDAFAFVLLIAVLMFKPTGLLGERLEDKV from the coding sequence ATGAACTCGGCGACGTTCATCCAGCACATGCTCAACAGCCTGACCCTGGGCAGTCTCTACGCCCTGGTCGCCATCGGCTACACGATGGTCTACGGCATCCTGCGCCTGATCAATTTCGCCCACAGCGAAATGTTCATGCTCGGGGCGTATTTCGTTTTCTGGGGCATCACCCTGGCCAACCTCCCCTGGCCCGTGGCCATGGTCATCGCCATCGTCGTCACCGCGACGCTTGGCATCGTGGTCGATCAGGTGGCCTACCGGCCGCTGCGCGACGCTCCCCGAATTTCGGCACTCATCAGCTCCATCGGCGTATCCTTTTTCCTCCAAAACGTGGCCATCGTCTTTTTCCAGGCCATCCCCCGCGAGGTCTACCGGCCCCAGTGGCTGGAAAACCCCATCATCATGGGCGGGGTGCGGGTGCTGCCGCTGACGCTTTTCGTGCCGCTACTGTCCCTGGCGCTCATGCTCGGGCTTATCTGGATCGTCTACCGCACCAAGGCCGGCCTTGGCATGCGGGCCATCAGCAAGGACATTGAGACGAGCTACCTCATGGGCGTGCCGGTCAACCGCATCATCGCCCTGACCTTTGGCATCGGCTCGGCCCTGGCCGCCGCCAGCGGCATCATGTGGGCCCTGCGCTATCCCCAGCTCCAGCCCATCATGGGCACCATCCCCGGATTCAAGGCCTTCATCGCCGCCGTCTTCGGCGGCATCGGCTCCATCCAGGGCGCCGTCATCGGCGGTCTGGCCCTGGGATTCATCGAGATCATGACCGTGGCCTTCTTCCCCGATCTGGCCGGCTACCGGGACGCGTTCGCCTTTGTGCTGCTCATCGCCGTCCTGATGTTCAAGCCGACAGGCCTTTTGGGCGAACGTCTGGAGGATAAAGTCTGA
- a CDS encoding branched-chain amino acid ABC transporter permease, with product MRRGQTIILNLVAVLALGGFLWLAEGNFDGYKIQILNLIAINIILALSLNLIYGFTGLFSLGHAGFMAIGAYICSILIMTPDQKDMLFLLEPAYDWVQNAHAPFLVAVLAGGLVAAAIGALVGFPLLRLGDDYLGIATLGFAEIIRVLANNFPRLTNGALGFKGIPDYANLWWNFGWCLVTLYVIVRLLKSNTGNVLKAIRDDEAAARAMGVNVFRYKLLSFTVGAFFAGIGGALLASLLTTIDPKMFLFTLTFNILMIVVAGGLGSLSGTVMAGIGITVLLEWLRVVENPVDIFGYELPGVPGMRMVVFSLALIMIILFRREGLMGMRELHWQSLSKVFSRGRA from the coding sequence ATGCGACGCGGACAAACCATCATCCTCAATCTTGTGGCCGTGCTGGCCCTGGGCGGATTTCTGTGGCTGGCCGAAGGCAATTTCGACGGCTACAAGATCCAGATCTTAAACCTCATCGCCATCAACATCATCCTGGCCCTGTCGCTCAACCTCATCTACGGCTTCACCGGGCTTTTCAGCCTCGGCCACGCCGGGTTCATGGCCATCGGAGCCTATATCTGCTCCATCCTGATCATGACCCCGGACCAGAAAGACATGCTCTTTCTGCTGGAACCGGCCTATGACTGGGTGCAAAACGCCCACGCCCCGTTTTTGGTCGCCGTCCTGGCCGGCGGACTCGTGGCCGCCGCCATCGGCGCGCTGGTCGGCTTTCCGCTGCTGCGCCTGGGCGACGACTACCTCGGCATCGCCACCCTGGGCTTTGCCGAAATCATCCGCGTGCTGGCCAACAACTTCCCCCGCCTGACCAACGGGGCGCTGGGGTTCAAGGGCATTCCCGACTACGCCAACCTGTGGTGGAACTTCGGCTGGTGCCTGGTCACCCTCTACGTCATCGTGCGGCTGCTCAAAAGCAACACCGGCAACGTGCTCAAGGCCATCCGCGACGACGAAGCCGCCGCCCGGGCCATGGGCGTCAACGTCTTCCGCTACAAACTGTTGTCGTTTACCGTGGGCGCGTTTTTCGCCGGCATCGGCGGCGCGCTCCTGGCCAGCCTGCTCACCACCATCGACCCCAAGATGTTCCTTTTTACCCTCACCTTTAACATCCTCATGATCGTGGTGGCCGGCGGCCTTGGTTCCCTGAGCGGCACGGTCATGGCCGGCATCGGCATCACCGTGCTGCTTGAATGGCTGCGGGTGGTGGAAAATCCGGTGGATATCTTCGGCTACGAGCTGCCCGGCGTGCCGGGGATGCGCATGGTCGTGTTTTCCCTGGCGCTCATCATGATCATCCTCTTCCGGCGCGAGGGACTCATGGGTATGCGCGAACTGCACTGGCAATCCCTGTCCAAAGTGTTTTCCCGGGGGAGGGCGTGA
- a CDS encoding ABC transporter ATP-binding protein, with the protein MSGDVILATNDVTMRFGGLAAVTDLSLAVRRGTIAGLIGPNGAGKTTCFNMITGFYKPTMGSIVFNGQEVTGLPPHKVCKAGIARTFQNIRLFGNETVLENVMIGRHLRQKTSWIDAVLFTPGYLREDKSMRAHCLELLAAVGLADLADEKASSLAYGAQRRLEIARALATEPSFLLLDEPAAGMNPQESEDLMGFVRTIRQDFDLTILLIEHDMKVVMGICEHIWVLDYGVTIAEGAPEAIRRDPKVILAYLGEEGGLHA; encoded by the coding sequence ATGTCCGGCGACGTGATTTTAGCCACAAACGACGTGACCATGCGCTTTGGCGGTTTGGCCGCGGTGACGGACCTGTCCCTGGCCGTGCGCCGGGGAACCATCGCCGGGCTTATTGGCCCCAACGGCGCGGGCAAGACCACCTGCTTCAACATGATCACCGGCTTTTACAAGCCGACCATGGGTTCCATCGTCTTTAACGGCCAGGAGGTCACCGGGCTGCCGCCGCACAAGGTCTGCAAGGCCGGCATCGCCCGCACCTTCCAGAACATCCGGCTGTTCGGCAATGAGACCGTGCTCGAAAACGTCATGATCGGCCGCCATCTGCGCCAGAAGACCAGCTGGATCGACGCCGTGCTCTTCACCCCGGGCTACCTGCGCGAGGACAAGTCCATGCGCGCCCATTGTCTGGAGCTGCTGGCCGCCGTGGGACTGGCCGATCTGGCCGACGAAAAGGCCTCCAGCCTGGCCTACGGCGCGCAAAGACGCCTGGAAATCGCCCGAGCTCTGGCCACCGAGCCGTCGTTTCTGCTCCTGGACGAACCCGCCGCCGGCATGAACCCCCAGGAATCCGAAGACCTCATGGGTTTCGTGCGCACCATCCGCCAGGACTTCGACCTGACCATCCTGCTCATCGAACACGACATGAAAGTTGTCATGGGCATCTGCGAACACATCTGGGTGCTCGATTACGGCGTCACCATCGCCGAGGGCGCTCCCGAGGCCATCCGCCGCGATCCCAAGGTGATCCTGGCCTACCTCGGCGAGGAAGGGGGACTCCATGCTTGA